The following proteins are encoded in a genomic region of Paenibacillus sp. FSL H3-0469:
- a CDS encoding DsbA family oxidoreductase, with protein sequence MKIEIWSDYVCPFCYIGKRRLESALEQFAHQNEVVIEYRSFELNPQASLYSGKNMHQMASEKHGVSIEQAKEANAKLGQQAAMMGLVYNFDGMKPTNTFDAHRLTQYAKLVGKDKELSEKLFYSYYTEAKLISDHDTLADIAESVGMNRDETMAVLQDPSKYANEVRSDEATAKQLGITGAPFFVIDRKYAVSGAQPVEIFLSALNQAAQ encoded by the coding sequence ATGAAAATCGAGATATGGTCGGATTATGTTTGTCCATTTTGTTATATTGGTAAACGGCGGTTAGAATCTGCACTGGAGCAATTCGCTCATCAGAATGAAGTGGTGATTGAATATAGAAGCTTTGAACTTAATCCGCAAGCATCATTGTACTCTGGCAAGAATATGCATCAAATGGCCTCTGAGAAACATGGTGTGAGTATCGAGCAAGCGAAAGAGGCAAATGCTAAGCTTGGGCAACAAGCGGCGATGATGGGTCTGGTGTATAATTTCGACGGAATGAAGCCTACCAATACGTTTGATGCTCATCGTCTAACCCAATATGCCAAATTGGTTGGTAAAGATAAGGAATTATCCGAGAAGCTGTTCTATTCGTATTACACGGAAGCCAAGCTGATTAGCGATCATGATACATTAGCAGATATTGCAGAATCCGTTGGAATGAACAGGGACGAGACAATGGCAGTTCTTCAGGACCCATCCAAATATGCTAACGAAGTGCGTTCAGATGAAGCCACAGCCAAACAGTTAGGAATAACAGGAGCCCCTTTCTTTGTCATTGACAGAAAATATGCAGTTTCCGGCGCACAGCCCGTTGAGATATTCTTAAGCGCCCTTAACCAGGCAGCTCAATAA